A window of Equus caballus isolate H_3958 breed thoroughbred chromosome 10, TB-T2T, whole genome shotgun sequence contains these coding sequences:
- the ZNF428 gene encoding zinc finger protein 428, which yields MTETREPAETGGYASLEEDDEDLSPGPEHSSDSEYTLSEPDSEEEEDEEEEEEETTDDPEYDPGYKVKQRLGGGRGGPSRRAPRAAQPPGPPAQPCQLCGRSPLGEAPPGAPPCRLCCPATAPQEAPAPEGRALGEEEEEPPRAGEGRPAGREEEEEEEEEEEGTYHCTECEDSFASLGELHGHFMLHARGEV from the exons ATGACAGAGACCCGTGAGCCAGCTGAGACTGGGGGCTACGCCAGCTTGGAAGAAGATGATGAGGACCTCTCTCCAG GCCCCGAGCATTCCTCTGACTCAGAATACACTCTCTCAGAGCCGGACTCcgaagaggaagaagatgaggaggaggaggaagaggagaccacTGATGACCCTGAATATGATCCTGGCTACAAGGTGAAGCAGCGCctgggcgggggccggggcggtCCGTCCCGCCGGGCCCCCCGTGCAGCCCAGCCCCCGggccccccagcccagccctgccagctctgtggccgCTCGCCCCTTGGGGAGGCCCCGCCAGGCGCCCCACCTTGCCGCCTCTGCTGCCCCGCTACAGCCCCCCAGGAAGCGCCAGCCCCTGAAGGCAGGGCCCtcggggaggaagaggaggagccgCCTCGGGCTGGGGAGGGCCGACCAgccgggagggaggaggaggaggaggaagaggaggaggaggagggcaccTACCACTGCACGGAGTGCGAGGATTCCTTCGCCAGCCTCGGGGagctgcatgggcacttcatgcTGCATGCCCGGGGGGAGGTGTAG